Proteins encoded within one genomic window of Setaria italica strain Yugu1 chromosome IV, Setaria_italica_v2.0, whole genome shotgun sequence:
- the LOC101773917 gene encoding ethylene-responsive transcription factor RAP2-13 — MAAIDLDTNQLSSSSSSSSDQELMKALEPFIRSASSPTSSTSTTTSPFSYPYVYHSALPQDSYYYQPAAAASSCTALPPPPPAPTTTSFSQLPPLPPCSSSYAMPTAPYQTLSMDAAAGLALNHLSPAQIQQIQAQLLLRQQQRGLVASLLGPRAQPMKQAGAVAPPSTASKLYRGVRQRHWGKWVAEIRLPRNRTRLWLGTFGSAEDAALAYDKAAFRLRGDAARLNFPSLRRGGSHLAGPLDASVDAKLTAICQGLAAAPDSKSAAAAPESPKASASTTTTEGDESVHSAGSPPPLPAFQQQQQQVAPVPEMASLDFTEAPWDESAALHLNKYPSWEIDWDSILS; from the coding sequence ATGGCAGCCATAGATTTGGACACAAACCAGCtgagctcctcctcgtcgtcctcctcggaCCAGGAGCTCATGAAAGCACTCGAACCTTTTATCCGGAGTGCTtcttcccccacctcctccacctccaccaccacctcccccttCTCCTACCCTTACGTCTACCACTCTGCTTTGCCTCAAGATTCGTACTACTACcaacctgccgccgccgcctcttcttgCACCGcgctcccgccaccgccgccagctcccaccaccacctccttctCGCAGCTCCCGCCCCTGCCGCCCTGCTCCTCGTCGTACGCCATGCCGACGGCGCCGTACCAGACGTTGTCGAtggacgccgcggcggggctGGCGCTGAACCACCTGAGCCCGGCGCAAATCCAGCAGATCCAGGCGCAGCTCCTgttgcggcagcagcagcggggccTGGTGGCGTCGCTCCTCGGCCCGCGGGCGCAGCCCATGAAGCAGGCcggggcggtggcgccgccatCGACCGCCTCGAAGCTGTACCGCGGCGTGCGGCAGCGGCACTGGGGCAAGTGGGTGGCGGAGATCCGCCTGCCCAGGAACCGGACGCGGCtgtggctcggcaccttcgGCTCCGCCGAGGACGCCGCGCTCGCCTACGACAAGGCGGCCTTCCGCCTccgcggcgacgcggcgcgcCTCAACTTCCCGTCCCTCCGCCGGGGCGGCTCGCACCTCGCGGGCCCGCTCGACGCCTCCGTCGACGCCAAGCTCACAGCCATCTGCcagggcctcgccgccgcgcccgatTCCAaatccgccgccgctgccccggaATCGCCCAAGGCCTCGGCGTCCACGACCACGACGGAGGGCGACGAGTCGGTGCACTCCGCCggctcgcctcctcccctaCCGGcgttccagcagcagcagcagcaggtggcgCCGGTCCCGGAGATGGCGAGCCTGGACTTCACGGAGGCGCCGTGGGACGAGTCAGCCGCCTTGCACCTGAACAAGTACCCGTCATGGGAGATCGACTGGGACTCCATCCTCTCGTGA